A region from the Sulfurivermis fontis genome encodes:
- the nifM gene encoding nitrogen fixation protein NifM, which yields MTTDNYLRLRTALAGFQRTPAQLSDDERQAVDLQVARAAALQDRVLAHAAAQDVHVPAAVVEQAVQSIRVRYDNEESFRDDLAGNGLDPLTLRGALERELRVDAVIERVSAAHCTVSDDEAAIYYYQHPERFTRPEIRTVRHILITLNEAYADNRRDRALPRLQQIRREITDPMQQFAAMARRHSECPSALEGGRLGRVKPGMLYAALDAALFTLAAGEVSEVLESEIGLHILWCEAIEPGGVIPFSEVRSKIIDHLGERKRKQFLRQWLATS from the coding sequence ATGACCACCGACAACTACCTGCGCCTGCGCACCGCCCTGGCCGGTTTCCAGCGCACCCCGGCGCAGCTGTCGGACGACGAGCGGCAGGCGGTGGACCTGCAGGTCGCACGTGCGGCGGCGTTGCAGGACCGCGTGTTGGCGCATGCTGCCGCGCAGGATGTGCATGTGCCGGCGGCGGTGGTGGAGCAGGCGGTGCAATCCATCCGCGTCCGCTACGACAACGAAGAATCTTTCCGCGACGATCTGGCCGGCAACGGCCTGGACCCGCTCACACTGCGCGGTGCGCTGGAGCGCGAACTGCGCGTCGATGCCGTCATCGAGCGTGTCTCCGCCGCGCACTGCACCGTCAGCGACGACGAGGCGGCCATCTACTACTATCAGCACCCCGAGCGCTTCACCCGCCCGGAGATCCGTACCGTCCGCCACATCCTCATCACCCTCAACGAGGCCTATGCGGACAACCGCCGCGACCGCGCCCTGCCGCGCCTGCAGCAGATCCGCCGCGAGATCACCGACCCGATGCAGCAGTTCGCGGCCATGGCCCGGCGCCATTCCGAATGCCCCAGCGCCCTCGAGGGCGGCCGTCTCGGCCGCGTCAAACCGGGCATGCTCTACGCCGCCCTCGACGCTGCGCTGTTCACGCTGGCCGCCGGCGAGGTGAGCGAGGTGCTCGAATCGGAAATCGGCCTGCACATCCTCTGGTGCGAGGCCATCGAGCCCGGCGGCGTCATCCCGTTCAGCGAGGTACGCAGCAAGATCATCGACCACCTCGGCGAACGCAAACGTAAGCAGTTCCTGCGCCAGTGGCTGGCAACCTCGTAG
- the cysE gene encoding serine O-acetyltransferase produces the protein MNSAELAINEVSAPAPGLFALWREDIACVFERDPAARNRFEVLTTYPGVHAIMLHRVAHKLWRRGWRYLARLLAFMVRLTTNIDIHPGAQIGRRFFIDHGAGVVIGETAIVGDDCTLYHGVTLGGTSWNKGRRHPQLGNGVLVGAGAKVLGAIHLADGVRVGANSVVVQDVPAGRTVVGIPGRIVRARNAARRTVHGIDLDHHLIPDPVGRAIGCLMERIEHLEKKLAQMPDGACGECAEGGHCDAHAFDHDGPHAKR, from the coding sequence ATGAACAGTGCAGAGTTGGCCATCAATGAAGTTTCTGCGCCCGCCCCGGGCCTGTTCGCGCTGTGGCGCGAGGACATCGCCTGCGTGTTCGAACGTGACCCGGCGGCGCGCAACCGTTTCGAGGTGCTGACCACCTATCCCGGCGTGCACGCCATCATGCTGCATCGCGTGGCCCACAAGCTGTGGCGCCGTGGCTGGCGCTATCTTGCGCGCCTACTGGCGTTCATGGTGCGCCTCACCACCAACATCGACATCCATCCCGGCGCGCAGATCGGCCGCCGCTTCTTCATCGACCACGGCGCCGGTGTGGTGATCGGCGAGACCGCCATCGTAGGCGACGACTGCACGCTGTACCACGGCGTCACCCTCGGCGGCACCAGCTGGAACAAGGGCCGTCGTCATCCGCAGCTGGGCAACGGCGTGCTGGTCGGCGCCGGCGCCAAAGTCCTTGGCGCGATCCATCTGGCCGATGGCGTGCGCGTCGGCGCCAATTCGGTGGTGGTGCAGGACGTGCCGGCAGGGCGCACGGTGGTCGGCATCCCCGGCCGCATCGTGCGCGCCCGCAACGCCGCCCGCCGCACCGTGCACGGCATCGATCTGGACCACCACCTGATCCCAGATCCGGTGGGCCGCGCCATCGGCTGCCTGATGGAGCGCATCGAACACCTGGAAAAGAAGCTGGCGCAGATGCCGGACGGCGCCTGCGGCGAGTGCGCCGAAGGCGGCCACTGCGACGCCCATGCCTTCGATCACGACGGTCCCCACGCGAAGCGCTGA
- a CDS encoding RnfH family protein, which yields MRISIAYAEPHYQFWQELDIDDGATVAYAIERSGILGRFPEIDLEEQKVGVFGKVVKMDAVLNEGDRLEIYRPITADPETVPRKDGGEEDED from the coding sequence ATGCGCATCAGCATCGCCTACGCCGAACCGCACTACCAGTTCTGGCAAGAACTCGACATCGACGACGGCGCCACCGTCGCCTACGCCATCGAGCGTTCCGGCATTCTCGGCCGCTTCCCCGAGATCGATCTGGAGGAACAGAAGGTGGGCGTATTCGGCAAGGTGGTGAAGATGGACGCCGTGCTCAACGAAGGCGACCGCCTGGAGATCTACCGGCCGATCACCGCCGACCCGGAGACGGTGCCGCGAAAGGATGGCGGGGAGGAAGACGAGGATTGA
- a CDS encoding nitrogenase-stabilizing/protective protein NifW — translation MSTLNDDLQDLESTEDFLDYFGIGYERAVVQVYRLHILQRFHDYMQRVSLPEDEDAQRAAYREALAAAYQDFVLSDAVTEKVFKVFQAAAPRKVPVTFTDIRSF, via the coding sequence ATGAGCACGCTGAACGACGATTTGCAGGATCTGGAAAGCACCGAGGATTTCCTCGACTACTTCGGCATCGGTTACGAGCGTGCCGTGGTGCAGGTCTACCGCCTGCACATCCTGCAACGCTTCCATGACTACATGCAGCGGGTGAGCCTGCCGGAGGACGAGGATGCACAGCGTGCTGCCTACCGCGAGGCACTGGCTGCCGCCTATCAAGACTTCGTGCTGTCCGATGCGGTGACCGAAAAGGTGTTCAAGGTGTTCCAGGCCGCCGCGCCGCGCAAGGTACCGGTGACGTTCACGGATATCAGGAGCTTCTGA
- a CDS encoding nitrogen fixation protein NifZ, giving the protein MRPQFDYGDKVRVIRNVRNDGTFPGMATGDLLVRRGSVGFVRNIGTFLQDQIIYEVHFLDDERVVGCREEELIDAAAHWVPSRFESREYVSAALTLAHQGKVLVQAGARGQILKVWRDDETGVSYDVIFHDLTLRVPERGLNPVEEQA; this is encoded by the coding sequence ATGCGACCGCAATTCGACTACGGCGACAAGGTGCGCGTGATCCGCAACGTGCGCAATGACGGCACCTTTCCGGGCATGGCCACCGGCGACCTGCTGGTGCGCCGTGGCAGCGTCGGCTTTGTGCGCAACATCGGCACCTTTCTGCAGGATCAGATCATCTACGAGGTGCACTTCCTGGACGACGAACGCGTGGTCGGCTGCCGCGAAGAGGAACTGATCGACGCCGCCGCGCATTGGGTGCCGAGCCGCTTCGAAAGCCGCGAATACGTCAGCGCCGCGCTGACCTTGGCCCATCAGGGCAAGGTGTTGGTGCAGGCCGGCGCGCGTGGCCAGATCCTCAAGGTGTGGCGCGACGATGAAACTGGCGTCAGCTACGACGTCATCTTTCACGACCTGACCCTGCGCGTGCCGGAGCGCGGCCTGAATCCCGTGGAGGAACAGGCATGA